The nucleotide window AAAAGAGCATTGCATTGTCAGTttggaagaaacagatttttttttttttttttttttctaagaccTTTATGTTCCTAGACGGCTTACATCACGTACTGGGAATTGCATTCAAAGGCAGCTTGAATTCAGGTCAAGCTTTGCCTATTTGTAGTAGATGGATGCTACCGATAAAAACATTTTACGCACGCCATGCAGAGAATTATTAAAGTTGCTTCTAACAGCGTCTGTACTGAATTTAGCTTTCCTTTGAGCTCACTAAGAGTGGGAAACTATTTATTGTGTTTATATGAAACACTATTTTGACAGATTTCTTCAGAAGTAAAGAAGCACAAAAGGAGACGCTCTGTTCTTTGAAAATAAGTGGAACCACTGGCAAGAAGCAGCGACACTGCATCAAACAAGGAAACCATTTCCAGGTTATCAAAACATGCTGTTGAACTGAATCTTGCAGCTGCGTTTTCGAATGTACCATGGGATGCATCAAATCCAAGGATGCCTTTCCCGGTTCAAATGCTATCCAGGATGAAAGGATCGGGGAAGGCAATGAAGGATGCACTGGGGAGAAGTCATCGCTGATAGCAGTGAAGGTGGATGAGAAAAGTCCATCAAGCACCATAGTGCTAGACTACGCACACCGTCTGTCCCGTGAGATTCTCGATCAGGCGGTGAAACAGTGGGCAGTGACTGAAAGCAAATATAGCGACATACCTTTTATTGAAAGTGATGTGCCCTGAGCCCTGACTGGCAAGGACTGTCTTCACAGTGAGTGTCCTGTCTGTTAAGCAGTTTGTATTTGGTACTAGTGCAAATAAAGTAAAATCAGTTGTGACTTAAGCATAATGCCACTATATGAATGTGTTTGCAAGGAGAGGCTGAAAAAAATTTGCCTTTTAATCTATATTGCTAAGAAACTAATTGGATTACAGTAGAATCTATTAATTGTGTCATTTGTTATCAGCCGTATGTCGAGTATATTCTGTCTTTGTGTTGAATGTGATCAGAAATTAGTGttaaaaaaaaggatgagaagaATGTGGCTGCCCTGCAACTATACAAGCACTGCCACAGAGACCCCAAAGATGCTTAACAAAGTGTGGATTATTTTATGTACTGCATAAAAAAATCTGTGGCCTGTTTGTAGGTGAAGAGAGGAACTCTCTATGCTTGGTAAATTTGTCTGTGTTTGGCTAAGTGAAACCAAGGTCTGCATGTAGCAAGGATAACCGCTGTCTAAATTTTACTTTGATTCTTTGACCTGACTAAGTCTGTAAACCACAGAATGATGGTGATGAGAAGCATTTTATAAAACCAAGCAGTATTCAGGGAACCATATGGATTATGATACTATTCAGCTTCCATTCTGACGTGAACCAATGAGAAACATTACAATATTTATAAACAGTGCATTATAATTAACAGATGCTCTGGCTTCACTAAATGCATGAAGGCTATTCTCTAAAAATCCTGCAGTAAGACAGTTTAATGACATCTGATCACTGTGTTCTGACCAAAGCTGTTCGGGTTttttagtttgggggttttttttgtgttcgGGTGCTGGTTTTGGAGaggtttgtttaatttttttttactgtaaccCAGGTAGGTATGCAGAAACTACTGATGCTAACTAGTGGAACAAACTTCCAAAGGTGTAACGCTGTTTTAGGACTGTTTGTTTCATGGGAACTATGGCTGCATTACACTAAAACTTCATTCTAAAGTAACACCCTTGACGCCTTCCTTCAGCTTCTGTAGGCTCATCACTTACCCATTGGTAAAACCATGTATGGCGATGCAAACGTGAGAAACCTAAAGCCTGAGCAGTGCACTGAATTAGTGAAAAAGCCTTAGGCCCAGAGCTAAAGGGCTACGTTCTTTACCCACTTGTATCTAGCTTGCATCCACACACTGCACCCTGCTTCTCCAGGACTTGCAGCCTGACCTACTGTACTCATAACTAGCATTTGAGATACCAAGAAAGGGATAAATTAATCGTAGTCATATGAAAGCTGCAATGCTGGCACTTTCTATAAAGTGAATACCTTGTAAAAGCTTGGGGGTTTAGCACctgtttgttcctttttctgtTATGGCCAGTTTAAAAGACACAGGTTTTTGCTTAGATCAAAGTGCTTTCTGTTTTATGTTTCCGTTTTATAGAAAAATGCTTTCCATACTGGCAAAAACTGTTACTACTTTTAAAAGGTACATGTAGCTCTAGGAAATTAtataaaacatgatttttcaAGTAATGGGAGGCAAGCAGAAAGAAGACCatgtaaattgttattttcatCTTATTCTCAGCCATAAGACAGTCTATGAATTGAGCTGTTATGCAGACTTTGTGACACAAACATAGTTATTTGAAATTCACCTGTATGGGGAAGTGGTTTTATCAAGTCAACAGTGAAAAGTTCTTTGTAACACAGCACAAGACACCCATAGTTCACAGTGACCAGACTAGACCCTGCTATTAAGACTGTTCTCAGGCTTTTGCTGAAAAAGGGAACAAAATCTGCTTATGTTGTAATGTCTTTTTGTTTGATGTAATGTAGTCTTCTTTGAAGCCATATGTAAAGTGGGACTAAGGTATTATGGCCCATTTGAAGTCTACTGCTAGCAGTGATGCTCCTTGAAGCTCTAAGGCGTGTAAAACATTAGATCATACCCTACATTTGCTCCATCTAAAAAAACTCCACGCCTTATACTAGGgtgaattaaaaagcaaaaccaaaacactgatCAGATCAGTTTGGATATTCCTTAACCAgagtatttaaaattattcctcTTATAATAATAGCTAAAATAAAGCTTTATTACAAAAAGGGCCAATGTTTCTGTAACATTTGTCTTGACTCCAGAATGTTAACACTGCTAAAGACAGTAATTAAAAggggggggataaaaaaaaaaaaaaaagcccaaactccATAGACATTACTTGCCAGATAGGGGAATATGGACTCTTAAAGTGAGTGcagttttctgtttgtcttgACCCTTGTATGAATGCCTTGGTGGCTGCCATGGGGAACTGGGTGTTGCAACAATTGCTATTGCAGTGTCTCAGATCCTTTCTTTGGATGTAGCTAGAGCACCTGATGCTCTTCTGGAGTCAGAGTATCAGATGCACTTTTGAAAGCAGCTTCTCCATTGGCAGGCTGCCACTGCATGGTCCAACAGCAGGCAGAATTATAATATAAAATAGCCTAAAGTTACATCACAGCATCTGTACTGATAAATACTGAAAATTTCCCCAAAGGAGCAAGTTACCTAGGTATAATGAAACATGCCTCACTGTGAGCTTCCGTGTGGAATGCTTACTCCGAGAGCCACCCGTAACCCAACACCGACTGCACCGCCTGCTGCTTGCTACCTCCACCAGGTCCCTCACCTGCAACCACAAAGCCTGGCTTCCCTCACTCACACTTGAAGATTACAGGGGCTTCAGTAGGGCCTGAAGTGCAATTCTGGCTGGCTTATGATGCTGTCTATGACACTGACACTTCAGGGAATGCATACAGCAAATGGAAAGCAAACAAGCTGACCAACAGGGAGACAGCTTCTCAccaggaaaataatcttttacaAGATGCTGTCTTTAATAAATAATgcacttaataaaaaaaacccaaaactgttcAATCCTACAATCTGTTGAGATCAAAGGAGATCTCTTTCCAGagttctgctgtatttttaataGGCATAATACTAACACATTCTTTACCTAAATACAATTGCATATGTTTACTTACAATTAGATTACTCTAAGCTGTATAAACCACTTACAGTGGCTTTCCAGTGAAGTTGCCACTGATTCTTTGACTTGATTTTGTGTAAAAGGCACTCCAGTATGGGACTGGCATACTCTGCAAAACCATTTACTTCTATTTAggagttaaaaatacatttgttttatttttctccaggaaaTGTAAGCATAGTCTGAGTGGGTACAATGTGACTGACTTGATATTCTGCTAACGGTTCAAAACTCATTAACTGCAGCACAACTTTGTAAAATTGACATTTCTGGAGTAAGACACACCAGTATTCCCAAATAAAACACACTACAAtatatttttacaatattttttgtggaaaatattttcttgtggaccaaataaaattaaacttgCCATCTGTCTGTATGacttttatttgagaaaaatgCACAGATTGGACAGAATCTTATTACCATGAGTTTAGGGTAATTCCTGTTCACATAAATTTTGGAAGCAACTGAACATGCAAGTTAAAGTTTATTGATTCAAAAGTATACTCTTGCTAAAATGTTGGAAGTCGTTTTCAATCACAGAAGGCATGATCCCTACTCCCTGGGGATTACtgtgtttttcattaaatgtagTCACTGAAAATTGCTCCTTTTGTACAAAAATAATGGAATtaaccaattttaaaaaaataaaaataggcatTGTTTAATAATCTAAAActtataaaaaaattttaaaataagggGGAGAGGTTTATATTTCTTACAGAACCAGCATGAGGTAGAAATTCAAGTCATATTTTCAGAATTACCCTAAAggtattaaattaaatttctcaactacttttgaaaataaactcaaGGACTGTCTCATAACAAATATGTACGTGGTAGCATTAAGTTGCAACTGAAATTTTGACAATTTTATCTTAAAGATTCTTAAAGACAAAGCAAGGTGCCATCTTTTCTTGATTTTGGTCTCTGTTTTGCTCACCTGTAGTTCTTTGAAAGTCACCCTAGTAGTTCACCTTGATGCCTGAATTTCCTGGACTTTGTTTCCAGGCAATAGCTTCTAGGAAGGAAGGAGCCGTAAACCGGTGTAGACCATTATTGTTGGCAATAAAAATGGCCCAATGGTGGAAACTCTGTAACAATTCTGCTGTAGCACTGACTTTTGGATTCCCCAGTGCTGATTACTGACTGTGTTATTTGAacaaaagttttcttcctttagTCTCAGTGGTTCATCTTCAGAGAAGCCAAAATCTGTATTTGTGACCTGCCTATAATTGTAGAAACAA belongs to Athene noctua chromosome 7, bAthNoc1.hap1.1, whole genome shotgun sequence and includes:
- the AKAP19 gene encoding small membrane A-kinase anchor protein isoform X2; this translates as MGCIKSKDAFPGSNAIQDERIGEGNEGCTGEKSSLIAVKVDEKSPSSTIVLDYAHRLSREILDQAVKQWAVTESKYSDIPFIESDVP